One window from the genome of Candidatus Binatia bacterium encodes:
- a CDS encoding ABC transporter ATP-binding protein, which yields MAGPVLELRNLTKEVPTGNQHPFVIFKDINLTVREGEFVSIVGPSGCGKTTLLRVINGLLPQSGGQIFLDGKEQSGAGNDLVMGFVFQGASLLPWRTSLKNVLLGVEGRKSSREAEETARRYLNLVGLSGFENHYPHQLSGGMQQRVNLARALVVDPRILLMDEPFAALDAQTRTFMQLELLRIWWQTKKTVIFITHMISEAILLSDRVVVFSHRPGRVRSEYAVPLARPRNLDIKSDPRFVELENVVWKQIEEEVKAAREGGPI from the coding sequence ATGGCCGGGCCCGTACTTGAGCTGAGAAATCTTACCAAAGAAGTGCCGACCGGGAATCAACACCCGTTCGTCATTTTCAAGGACATCAATCTGACCGTCAGAGAGGGCGAGTTCGTCAGCATCGTGGGGCCGAGCGGCTGCGGAAAAACGACTCTGCTCCGCGTCATCAACGGCCTGCTGCCGCAGTCCGGCGGACAGATATTCCTCGACGGCAAAGAGCAGAGCGGCGCCGGCAACGATCTAGTGATGGGGTTTGTTTTCCAGGGGGCCTCGCTGCTGCCGTGGCGCACGAGCCTGAAGAACGTTCTTCTCGGCGTGGAAGGAAGAAAATCCTCCAGGGAGGCGGAAGAGACCGCGCGCCGTTATTTGAACCTCGTCGGGCTCTCCGGCTTCGAGAACCATTACCCGCATCAGCTCTCCGGCGGCATGCAGCAGCGCGTCAATCTGGCGCGCGCGCTGGTCGTCGATCCGAGAATTCTGCTCATGGACGAGCCCTTCGCCGCGCTCGATGCGCAGACGCGGACTTTCATGCAGTTGGAGCTGCTGAGAATCTGGTGGCAGACGAAGAAGACGGTCATTTTCATCACCCACATGATTTCGGAGGCGATCCTGCTCTCGGACCGCGTCGTCGTCTTCAGCCATCGTCCGGGGCGCGTGCGTTCCGAGTACGCGGTCCCGCTTGCGCGCCCGAGAAATCTCGATATAAAATCCGATCCTCGCTTCGTCGAGCTGGAAAACGTCGTCTGGAAACAGATCGAGGAAGAGGTCAAGGCCGCCCGCGAAGGCGGCCCCATCTAA
- a CDS encoding four helix bundle protein — protein sequence MKYRRFEELPVWQDSAGLARAMYEFTSIEPLRRHPGLRDQLERAALSISNNIAEGFERGSTSELLAFLFIARGSAGEVRSMLLVIEGWPTLDDFKSQISDLKNRSENISRQLYGWIEKLKESDISGQRHLDEKARTRYAGKRDREEFLEQIRRINEEAAEERRKSRKPESES from the coding sequence CATGAAGTATCGTCGCTTTGAAGAACTGCCCGTCTGGCAGGATTCCGCCGGCCTCGCGCGGGCGATGTACGAGTTCACGTCAATAGAGCCTTTGCGACGCCATCCTGGACTCCGGGACCAGCTCGAACGCGCCGCGTTGTCGATCTCGAACAACATCGCCGAAGGCTTCGAGCGCGGCTCGACGAGCGAGCTGCTGGCTTTCCTGTTTATCGCACGCGGCTCGGCGGGCGAGGTGCGCTCGATGCTGCTGGTTATCGAAGGCTGGCCAACGCTGGACGATTTCAAATCTCAAATTTCAGATCTCAAAAACCGGAGCGAAAACATATCGCGGCAGCTTTACGGTTGGATCGAAAAGCTGAAAGAGTCGGATATCTCAGGGCAGCGTCATCTGGACGAAAAAGCGAGGACACGATACGCCGGGAAGCGGGATCGAGAAGAATTTCTAGAGCAGATTCGTCGGATCAATGAAGAAGCCGCGGAGGAGCGAAGAAAGTCCCGCAAACCGGAAAGCGAATCCTGA
- a CDS encoding ABC transporter permease, whose protein sequence is MRSLLKPISVLAGFVLWHVLATRVVNDATLLVSPLVVVAKGYDMLFVTADLYPHLYASSWIFLQGMLLATVVGVPIGFVMALSPVVRDYLTPWMTALYTTPRIAFAPVILLWFGIDLLSKVIIVFLGCVFPILINSFYGMRVVSREFVEVGRSFRLSRGRLFLKILLPASVPFILSGLRLAVGRGLTGVAIAEWFGATEGLGYLIFFAGQTLNIPILFVGVAVFAILGILGFQLLRIIEDFASPWRKELAIK, encoded by the coding sequence ATGAGAAGCTTGTTGAAGCCGATTTCGGTGCTGGCCGGCTTCGTCCTCTGGCACGTCCTGGCGACGCGCGTCGTCAACGACGCGACTCTTCTCGTTTCGCCGCTGGTCGTGGTCGCCAAAGGCTATGACATGCTGTTCGTCACCGCGGATCTCTACCCGCACCTTTACGCCAGCTCGTGGATTTTTCTCCAGGGCATGCTTCTCGCCACCGTAGTCGGCGTCCCCATCGGCTTTGTAATGGCGCTGAGCCCGGTCGTGAGAGACTATTTGACGCCGTGGATGACCGCGCTCTACACGACGCCGCGCATCGCCTTCGCGCCCGTCATCCTGCTCTGGTTCGGCATCGACCTCTTGTCCAAAGTCATCATCGTCTTTCTCGGCTGCGTCTTTCCCATTCTCATCAATTCCTTTTACGGAATGAGAGTGGTGAGCCGGGAGTTTGTCGAGGTGGGCCGTTCCTTCCGCCTGTCTCGCGGCAGGCTCTTCCTAAAAATTCTGTTGCCCGCATCGGTCCCGTTCATTCTGTCCGGACTACGGCTCGCCGTCGGCCGCGGACTCACCGGCGTGGCGATCGCCGAGTGGTTCGGCGCGACCGAGGGTTTGGGCTACCTGATCTTCTTCGCCGGGCAGACGCTCAACATCCCCATTCTCTTCGTCGGCGTGGCGGTCTTCGCCATCCTCGGCATTCTCGGTTTTCAGTTGCTCAGAATCATCGAAGACTTCGCCAGCCCGTGGAGAAAGGAGCTGGCGATAAAATAG
- a CDS encoding ABC transporter permease, whose protein sequence is MLKKTFGRGFVSIVAGLVLWEILTRLLLENELLIPPPSSVLRALMKLAASGQLNKHLSATLFEFTCGFGTACFVGILLGYLMGRYKWFDDVMDPWIATLYSVPVIAFVPFIIIWFGIGLFSKVIVVFKITAVAIMLNTAAGIKNIDPTFLELSKSLRLNPWETTFKVRLPAAMPYIITGMRLGVGRALLGVIVAELMAANAGLGYMLRDASETWDSPKLFVTVVLLAALGMGSFTLIKKGEQKLAPWRETAEW, encoded by the coding sequence TTGCTTAAAAAAACTTTCGGCCGCGGATTCGTCTCCATCGTCGCCGGCCTCGTCCTGTGGGAAATTTTGACTCGCCTCTTGCTGGAGAACGAGCTTCTGATCCCGCCGCCGAGCAGCGTCCTCCGCGCTCTTATGAAATTGGCCGCGAGCGGCCAGCTCAACAAGCACCTCTCCGCAACGCTCTTCGAATTCACCTGCGGCTTCGGCACGGCTTGCTTCGTCGGCATTCTGCTCGGCTATCTCATGGGCCGGTATAAATGGTTCGACGACGTCATGGATCCGTGGATCGCGACGCTCTATTCCGTTCCCGTCATCGCCTTCGTGCCTTTCATTATTATCTGGTTCGGCATCGGACTTTTCTCTAAGGTCATCGTGGTTTTCAAGATCACTGCCGTCGCGATCATGCTGAACACCGCGGCGGGAATCAAAAACATCGACCCCACGTTCCTGGAGCTCTCGAAATCCCTGCGGCTGAATCCGTGGGAGACCACGTTTAAAGTCCGCCTGCCGGCGGCCATGCCTTACATCATCACGGGAATGCGACTCGGAGTCGGCCGCGCGCTGCTCGGAGTGATCGTCGCCGAGCTGATGGCCGCCAACGCCGGATTGGGCTATATGTTGCGCGACGCGTCGGAGACCTGGGACAGCCCCAAGCTCTTTGTGACCGTAGTCCTCCTGGCGGCGTTGGGGATGGGAAGCTTCACGTTGATAAAAAAGGGCGAGCAGAAGCTCGCGCCCTGGCGCGAGACCGCCGAGTGGTGA
- a CDS encoding ABC transporter substrate-binding protein encodes MASHSVKVWIFIFLLPIAYCLPPSSEAGEAGLPTVRFVQSGRTASSWPLFVGEEKKFFQKNGIYLEEIIIRGGTNVTRAVLSNTIPIGRINPDYVIDAMEKGAHVKIASGAMEKLPYDLVGRPEIKNGAALKGKTIGVDSLTGGTTLMLWEVTEKAFGLKQNDYKLLVVGTSPDRYAALKGGSVQATFMGPPFNLRAEKEGFTKLTDFHKYLGPIQFVVQFVHDDYLKSNRAEVVKVLKGMAEATRWLYDPKNKEESLAIYVKLLKSTREAAEADYRYMIEEFKPFPVDGAINKQAIEKTFDLREKAGRYEGKKAPSYTGYVDMTLVEEAKKQLGWK; translated from the coding sequence ATGGCATCTCACAGCGTAAAAGTTTGGATTTTCATCTTCCTACTGCCTATCGCCTACTGCCTACCGCCTTCTTCGGAAGCCGGCGAAGCCGGCCTTCCCACCGTCCGCTTCGTCCAGAGCGGCCGCACCGCGTCGAGTTGGCCCCTGTTCGTCGGCGAAGAGAAGAAGTTCTTTCAAAAAAACGGAATTTATCTGGAAGAGATCATCATCCGCGGGGGCACCAACGTAACACGCGCCGTTCTTAGCAATACGATTCCCATCGGGCGGATTAACCCTGACTACGTGATCGACGCGATGGAGAAGGGCGCGCACGTAAAAATCGCCTCGGGCGCGATGGAAAAGTTGCCATACGATCTCGTGGGGCGCCCGGAGATCAAGAACGGCGCGGCCCTCAAAGGAAAAACGATCGGGGTCGATAGCCTTACCGGCGGGACCACCCTAATGCTTTGGGAGGTAACGGAAAAAGCGTTCGGACTAAAACAGAATGACTACAAGCTTCTCGTCGTGGGAACCTCGCCGGACCGATACGCGGCCCTCAAAGGAGGCTCGGTCCAAGCTACTTTCATGGGTCCTCCGTTCAATTTGCGCGCGGAGAAAGAGGGTTTCACAAAACTCACTGACTTCCATAAGTATCTCGGCCCTATCCAATTTGTAGTCCAGTTCGTCCATGACGATTATCTCAAATCCAACCGAGCCGAGGTTGTCAAGGTCTTAAAGGGGATGGCTGAGGCGACCCGGTGGCTGTACGATCCCAAAAACAAGGAAGAGTCCCTGGCCATTTACGTCAAGCTTTTGAAGAGCACACGAGAAGCGGCTGAGGCTGATTACCGCTACATGATCGAAGAGTTTAAACCGTTCCCAGTCGATGGCGCTATTAACAAGCAGGCGATTGAAAAGACCTTTGATTTGAGGGAAAAAGCGGGAAGATACGAAGGCAAGAAAGCCCCTTCGTATACCGGCTATGTCGATATGACTCTTGTGGAGGAGGCTAAAAAGCAGCTTGGATGGAAATAA
- a CDS encoding DUF423 domain-containing protein yields the protein MDRFFFAAGSISAFLAVALGAFAAHGLKGKLTADMFATFEVGVRYHMYHALALLAVAWASTRWPGSSATAAGWLFIFGTVVFSGSLYLLALGGPRWLGAITPIGGLAFLLAWLLLAWSVWR from the coding sequence ATGGACCGTTTTTTCTTCGCCGCCGGCTCTATCTCCGCCTTTCTCGCCGTCGCGCTCGGCGCGTTTGCCGCGCACGGGCTCAAAGGCAAGTTGACGGCGGACATGTTCGCCACCTTCGAAGTCGGCGTGCGTTATCATATGTATCACGCGCTCGCCTTGCTCGCCGTCGCGTGGGCGTCGACGCGCTGGCCGGGATCTTCCGCTACCGCCGCCGGCTGGCTGTTCATCTTCGGCACGGTCGTCTTCTCCGGCAGCCTTTACCTCCTCGCCCTCGGCGGCCCGCGCTGGCTCGGAGCGATCACCCCCATAGGAGGCCTCGCCTTCTTACTCGCATGGCTTCTTCTCGCATGGTCCGTCTGGCGCTGA
- a CDS encoding cupin domain-containing protein yields the protein MRRELKIITIKKALTQLKKINDEIRYTSVAEGRGFSSGIISFRPRKRADAKQIEHSDRDVLCQVLKGRGRLKVNGRRIALAPGTLCHIPKRTPHDFAAGKTGELVLFYSLIKTG from the coding sequence ATGAGGCGAGAGTTAAAAATTATCACGATCAAGAAAGCTCTTACACAGCTAAAAAAAATCAACGATGAAATTCGCTACACGTCCGTGGCGGAGGGGCGCGGCTTCAGTTCCGGCATCATCTCTTTCAGACCAAGAAAGCGCGCGGATGCGAAACAAATCGAGCACAGCGATCGCGACGTTCTCTGCCAGGTGCTCAAGGGACGCGGCCGGCTCAAGGTCAACGGCCGCAGGATCGCGCTCGCGCCGGGCACGCTTTGCCACATTCCCAAGCGGACGCCGCACGACTTCGCCGCGGGAAAAACCGGCGAGCTGGTGTTGTTCTATTCGCTGATCAAGACCGGCTGA
- the ald gene encoding alanine dehydrogenase — protein sequence MIIGVPKEIKEEENRVAITPTGVAAFIAHGHQVLMQKGAGTGSGILDRSYEGAGATIVDSAAEVWQRSDLVMKVKEPLRSEYPFLRAGLILFTYLHLAANEELTRILREKKVTAIAYETIQLDDGSLPLLTPMSEVAGRLSLQVGAWCLQAENGGRGILLGGASGVRPGKVAILGAGIAGSNACRVAEGMGAYVSILDVNPSKLRYVHDILGGHVTTLMSNRANIEEEVVDADLVIGTVLIPGAKTPKLLSRALIKRMKPGAAFIDISIDQGGCAETSRPTTHRHPIYVEEEVVHYCVTNMPAIVPNTSTYALTNATLSYGLLLADKGIPRALKEDRALAKGLNTYHGKITHEGVAAAFGLKATALAEAIAA from the coding sequence ATGATCATCGGGGTCCCGAAGGAAATAAAAGAGGAAGAAAATCGCGTCGCGATCACCCCGACCGGAGTCGCGGCGTTCATCGCTCACGGCCATCAGGTGCTGATGCAAAAGGGCGCGGGGACCGGCAGCGGCATCCTGGATCGATCTTATGAAGGCGCGGGCGCGACGATCGTAGACTCCGCGGCCGAAGTTTGGCAACGATCCGATCTCGTGATGAAGGTGAAGGAGCCGCTTCGCTCCGAATACCCTTTTCTCCGCGCAGGGTTGATTCTCTTCACCTATCTTCACCTGGCGGCGAACGAGGAGTTGACCCGAATACTTCGAGAAAAAAAAGTCACGGCGATCGCCTATGAAACGATCCAACTGGACGACGGTTCGCTGCCGCTCTTGACGCCGATGAGCGAAGTCGCCGGTCGGCTTTCGCTCCAGGTCGGCGCCTGGTGCCTGCAGGCGGAGAACGGAGGGCGGGGAATTCTCCTCGGCGGCGCCTCCGGCGTGCGTCCCGGCAAAGTGGCGATCCTGGGAGCCGGGATCGCCGGCTCGAACGCTTGCAGAGTGGCCGAAGGCATGGGCGCCTATGTCAGCATTCTCGACGTGAATCCGTCGAAGCTCCGCTACGTCCACGATATTCTCGGCGGCCACGTCACGACGCTGATGTCGAACCGCGCGAACATCGAGGAAGAAGTCGTGGATGCCGATCTCGTGATCGGCACGGTCCTGATTCCGGGGGCGAAGACGCCGAAGCTGCTGTCGCGCGCGCTCATTAAGAGGATGAAGCCGGGAGCGGCGTTCATCGATATCTCGATCGATCAGGGAGGCTGCGCCGAGACCTCCCGTCCGACGACGCACCGCCATCCGATTTACGTCGAAGAGGAAGTCGTTCACTACTGCGTCACCAACATGCCCGCCATCGTTCCCAACACTTCCACCTACGCGCTCACCAACGCGACGCTCTCTTACGGGCTTCTGCTCGCAGACAAGGGAATTCCGCGAGCGCTCAAGGAAGACCGGGCGCTCGCCAAGGGCCTCAACACGTACCATGGGAAGATCACGCACGAAGGGGTGGCCGCGGCATTCGGACTGAAAGCCACGGCGCTGGCGGAGGCGATCGCAGCATGA